Proteins co-encoded in one Nitratireductor kimnyeongensis genomic window:
- a CDS encoding Fur family transcriptional regulator, which yields MNQHASHKPDYEKELRRAGVRITRPRKIILRILTETDDHPDAMEIFQRASAIDPSISLSTVYRTMKLLEEMGAIHRHAFEGGRARFEQADGEHHDHLIDIDTGDVIEFHSDRIEALQEEIARALGYDIVHHRLELYGRKRRKS from the coding sequence ATGAACCAGCACGCCAGCCACAAGCCGGATTACGAGAAGGAACTGCGCCGCGCCGGCGTTCGCATCACCCGGCCGCGCAAGATCATTCTGCGCATTCTCACGGAGACCGACGATCATCCGGACGCCATGGAAATTTTCCAGCGTGCTTCAGCCATCGATCCGAGCATCTCGCTGTCCACCGTCTACCGCACCATGAAATTGCTGGAGGAGATGGGAGCGATCCACCGCCATGCCTTTGAGGGCGGCCGGGCCCGTTTCGAACAGGCCGATGGCGAGCATCACGATCACCTGATCGACATCGACACGGGCGACGTGATCGAGTTCCATTCAGACCGGATCGAGGCATTGCAGGAAGAGATTGCGCGCGCTCTGGGCTACGACATCGTGCATCACCGGTTGGAGCTTTACGGCAGAAAGCGCAGGAAATCCTGA